In Papaver somniferum cultivar HN1 chromosome 9, ASM357369v1, whole genome shotgun sequence, the genomic stretch TGTCGTATTAGTTAGATTAGGCTCTCAGATAGCAACACGTGGACATCTTATCTAGAgtgactgacacacacgtgtgaaggacatttcagtaatcttaccacatgtatgagatctccctatatgatattttggcgagatattgacaacaCAACGCGATAAATTGgccgagatggttaaagtggatggaatccgtttaacttgcctagttttgcaagaaataaaaaaagtggcctagaaatgaaagtgagtgTCCAAaccaggcctacttctgcatataatccctaaaaaaatttggttatactcgggGTTGCACACTACGGTCATGGAGTAAAATTTAGTCAAACGTAAATTCAAGTGACGCCCCATTTCAAACGTAAAATAAAGTTACATCCCAATTCAAACGTAACTTAAAGCTACGCCCAAACCCCAATTCAGACGCAACTTAAACCTACACCCCAATTCAAACATAATTTAAAGTTGCGCCCCAACTCAAAAGTAATGTAAAGTTGCGCCCCGCCATAATTCAAACGTAAATTCAAGTTACGCCAAATTCAAACGTAATTTCAAGTTGCGCCCCAGCTCAAACGTAATTTTAATTTCCGCCCGATACAAGACGTACTTTGAAGTTGCGCTCGACTATAACCAAACTAAAGACCAAatatggtttggttttggttttagtCTACTTTATGATCTTTACTCCGTTCGACTGTGGTTGGTTTTTGGacaaaatatttggttttggtcgtcgactgtggttgctcttatggAAGTCCATTAGCTTGAGCACATATCTTAAGTTTCAACTTCAAATCTATATACACGCAGAGAGGACAGGTCTTAGCAATTTGATTCTTCGAGATTACACAAAACTAGCCCTTGCATCATTCGATAACTAAAGATAAATTACAAAAACTTAGATAACTTAAAATATTTAGAGTAGAAATATAACCAAGTAGAGACTTAAACCGACTTTCAAACTTCAAAATAAGACTTACTTACGACACACATAAGGATTAGACTATGATAGCTTCAAGTCAATGACCGAAAAGTAAGGGTATTGTTTGAATTTAAATTACTGGACCAAACCCGAAAAGAGATTCATAGTCTTCGTCTTAAATCTCCAAAAACGTGTACGGGAGAAGGATTCACATGGTACGTACGTGTTTTCCGATTCCTATGGTTCTTGAATTATATTGAATTCTTTGCTGTTTAATTTATGGGTAATTTGATTAAGTTGTTTAGAAACTAGAATCAAAGACTAGTGATTTCAAATTATTTAGGAATCGGTTGAATTAGTGGAGATGGTGAATCAAACTGATATAATTCACTCCcaacttcttcctttttttaatttatttaacgTACGGATTATTTTCAGGGGATTTCCGCATTGTATGAAGAGGTCGGAGTTGGAGACGTCAAGTTATCTCAAGAACGATTGTCTTAGCATTCATTGTACAGTAGAAGTAGTGCATGATCGTTTTGAAACAGCGCAAACTAATATCCAAGAGGGTAAACATGATATTATTCCTGTACCTCCATCGGATATGATTCAGAATCTCAAGGATTTGCTTGAATCTGAAATTGGTTCTGACGTTACGTTTCAGGTTGGCAATGAATTCTTCAGAGCTCATAAGTCGATTCTTGCAGCTCGATCTCCCGTATTTAGAACTCAGTTTTTTGATTAAACACGGGTAATCCAGATATGGAAATAATAGTCATTGAAGAGTTTGATCCGTTTGCTTTTGAGGTAGAACTTTTGACAATTCATTATTTTGTTAGCATGCTTTACATTCAAAAATATAATAGTATATATGTGTTACCTCTATGTATATATTTACTAGTCCTTCTACCTTATAAATTATATATGTGTTGCAGGCCATGTTATATTTGTACTCGGATGAACTTCCCGAGCCACGTGAACTTTCTGATTCAGATTCTCTTTGCACTTCAATTACGATCATGCAACATCTGTTAGATGCAGTAGATCGCTTCGATCTTGATCGATTGAGACTCATGTGTGAGGCAAAATTATGTGAAGAAATAACCACAAATACCGTGGCAACAACACTGGCCCTAGAAGAACAACACCAATGCCTGCAACTGAAAACTGCTTGTCTAAAGTTTGCAGCTAAACCCGAAAATTTAGAAGGTGAGTGTTATATTTCACTATCAGTTTCAAGTCAgacattttattttcttacccATATGTTTTACCTGCAGAAATTATGAAGTCTGATGggtttgcatatcttgagaaaagTTGTCCATCATTATTAGTTGATCTGCTGAAGACTAGTGCACTGATAGATAAAAATGTAGGATAACACTTTGCAGGAATGGAATGTCGAGAGCAACAACAGCTATGAGAGTAACTTTGTTTTTCTGAAACACTGACGGATTCTATACCTCAGAGGCCAGTTTATGATTGTTGCAACTTTGTTTTCAAGTGATTTTTTAGCATGTGGCAGCTTATGAGAATGATCAGTCAGTAATGTCTTGAAATTAAGCAGATCAGCTTTTGGTAAATAAGAAGTTTCTCTGGTTATtacttacccaaaaaaaaaatatatatattaacgTGAATTTTTTCTCTGAATAAACAAAATGTTACGACTTGCTAAAAACTTAGGTTTTCATCATTAAAGAAAGGTTTACAAAGTACTCCAATCAATTAGCCCTTCTCTTTCCAGATCACTGTTCTTTATATGCCTGGAGCCATTCAGACTCGGAGTACCTCATTTGACCACCATATGCATCTTCCCAAATAATTTCACTAAGTGCTGGAGGAAACTCGCTAGGGTTCACCTCGCATTTGTTTTTGAAATGCTTTGCCAGATAATATGCAGCTTTATTAGAAGACGTCTCCTCTGCATCAATTTCAAATTGCATGCCTATGCTCCTAGTTTCCTTCACAATTTCAATTAATAGTTTGATTTCACTTCTTGTTCCTTTGACATCACGTAATGACACCTCCGCACTTTCTTCGCAAATTCTCTTGTAAGGATAACGGCGTTTGTCACGATGGCCAGTAATCTTCTTCTTCAGATTTGTTTCTCCTCCTCCATGCATCACTTCCGTTATTTTCCTGCCATGAAGCTATCCATTGTTGTTTCTCTGTAATTTGTATATTAAAGCTCTTGATTAAATCCTGCCTGATTCTTCGCGAATCTTCACACAACTTTCACATAATTCTTTATCATCACATCAACTATTATTAGGTTCCAAATACTCTTCGTATTGCTTGTATTCCTGTTCGATATACTCATCTTCAGAATAAACTTCACTAAGAGAGGACAACGAGAcagtatcttcttctttttctccgaaCTTTGACATCACAGgaactttttttctttattttttttgttctttttcctCCAAGCGATAGTAGTTTTGTTACATGATACTCTCTATTTATAATATGGGATTTGTTCATACCGCTTACAATAATTATCAATCCAGCAAATTCCAAAAATATACCCACCGCTAGATTCCTAAACTGAACTTGGGTGACACTGTCTTACGGATATCCTAATTGATTATCCAAAGATAGTTTAAATAAAGTTTTCTGAAGTTGTATTTCCAAACTAATTATTGAATTTTTGACTTTCCGACTTAAATTAAAGGTAACTTCTAGGTCTTAAACAGGGTTTCCTGCGAATTTCCTGGACGAGTACATGTCGAGAAGTCAAAACAATCCCTAAATTCTAGTCAATACTCATCAGTCTAGTTTGCATCAAACTTGTATCCGGAAGGGGTGCACAACATGTAAAGGCaaacatgaaagaagaagaaacaatttttttagCGCAGATCTCTTTATGTATAGTTAGTGCACATATCTTAGGTTCAACTTTATATATGCGGAGGAAAGGTCTCAGAAATTTGATCATTTAACATTTTGATTGTTGCAGCAAGAATGTTATATGACTTAAGACTTCATTTTTTCATTCATAAAGAAAGGCTTACAAAATTACTCCACGAAAACCTTTGTTACATCATTAGACAACCAATCCCTTAAAATCTTGACAAACTAAGATAACTTAAAAGATTTAGAGTAGAAATTAATTAAGTAGAGACTTACTAACAACTAGACAAACCGACTTTCAAACTTCTAAATAATACTTACTCAGGACAAACATAAGCATTAGACTCGACAGCTTCAAATCAATGACCGAGATATATTTCGGGTTTCTTCCTCTCCCTTGTACTCCTGCGAAGCTCTTGAGCTTCAGAAGGAGCCGTTCCGCCAGTTTTCTTTTTGGCTGGGGGCTTTTTAAAGGGCGCCATGGCACCAAGTTCATTCTCTTCATCTTCCTTCACTTCATGTTGTTTTTCACTGTCATTAGTACTGCCATCACGGCCGCCATTATTACCACCAATAAATTTTGCTTTCAGCGGTCCTACTTGTTCCTCAAGTAGTTTGTTTGCCTCCTTTACAGAATGGATTTCTAGTTTCAAGTTCTCAATTCCAAGTTGAAGAACTTGCAGTTCTTGCACTTTTTCATTCATGCAGTTCTCAATTTCAGCAACTTTTTTTGAACTTTTTCATTCATGCGTTTCTCAATTTCAACTACTTTTTCTTGAAGTTGCAAGAAATCAAATTCTGATTGTGCTTTGCTAGGATCATATAATATCTCTGCATCAAACATGAAGTCTGGATTCACACTCGAACAGTTTTCACCGGAACTCATTTTGATAAGTAAGtagtaagaagaagaatgaagaatatGAGCTGGTAACTTCCCCTTTAAATAGATTTCAGGGTTCAGAGAATACAGAATAATAACCCTAACATAACTCCACATTCAAGGTATTTTGACTGCTCTTATTTAATTAATTCACTCATAAAGAAGAGTGCCATTTATTAGTGCTTTGGGTTCCCAAGATATAAAGAAGACCAAAAACTGATTTACTAAAAACTTATGGAATTGCAAGTTTGCAACTGTTGGGTTTTCTATAATAGAGATAAATTACAACAAGAAACTAAAACTCAAAGTCTGCTCAATTGCATTACATAATGATATCGACTACTATTCTTAATTAATTATCATTTATTAGTGCTTTGGGTTCCCAAGATATAAAGAAGACCAAAAACTGATTTACTAAAAACTTATGGAATTGCAAGTTTGCAACTGTTGGGTTTTCTATAATAGAGATAAATTACAACAAGAAACTAAAACTCAAAGTCTGCTCAATTGCATTACATAATGATATCGACTACTATTCTTAATTAATTATCATATATATGTTCCCCTTACTCAGTCTACCATTACATTGGAGCTCCATTGCTTGTACACAGATGATTTTGAGAAACTTAGGAATGCAACCAGCTCTACTACACTAAGTCCAGCTAGAAACCAGTAGAAATAGTCTAAATGCGCTTGATTCATGTTGTTTGCTAGCCATCCGTGCTGACCGCCTGCACTGCTTGCCTTCTGAATGACAAATATAAGCAAGACTGAAGACATCTCCTATGCCAAATATGGTTGAGTACAGGGAAAAACCCAGATTCCTTCGCTCTTTGGGAACCTGGTCATAAAAGAACCCATGTAAACCGACTTCGGTGAGTACAAGGGCGAGACCGGACAAGATGTATTGTGGAATCAACCACAATATAAACCATAGGAACCGTTGCTTTTGGATCATAAATCAAATCAAACTCTTGAGCAATTTTAAGCCTTTTGTTCTCCACTATAGCTGCTACAACCATTGTTATGGAAGAAACAAATATGCCACCACCAATTTTCTGAAGTGAAGTAATAGTGTTAGATTTGCCAGTAAAAGCTTGAATAAGTGGAACAAAGATCCAGTCGTATGTTGCCGCAAACAGAATAATGGATACGGTGAGAAATATTTGAATTGAAGCTGCGGGTATCTGAAAGTCTGATCCTATCGACCTGTCCATAGTGCTGCTTTGCTCAACAAAGAAAGTAATAACTCGAGAGTGCACTATTGGATATGTCAAGCATACAATCCATACCGGAACCAATTGCGCTGTTGTATTGCTAGTAGTTGGCTCCACTTGCATGGAGATTTCCAGTGATGAGAGCTGGTTCTACAATTCTTGACCGCGCCAACTAAACCGTTAGTTAACCCTTCCAACGGGTTTACTTTATCCGGGTCATTTTCCAGAGTATAGCGGTAAGATCGAGCTCCAAACATGATTACAATTAGCGCTATGCTCATTAAAATGGTTGATATTCCAAATGCTCTATACCATCCCAAATTATCTTGGACATAGTTCAATACCAAGTGAGAACTGCACGATCCAACAGATAATCCAAATAGCCACCAGTTAAAGAATGAACTTTTGGACTTGGATTCATTTGGGTTTCGTTCATCAAATTGGTCGGCACCGAAAGCTGGTGCGCATGTCTTGCATCCAGAGCTCGCAATTCCAATTAGATACATGATAAGAAGAAGATTACTTTCACGGTCGTGGAATAAGAACACGAAAAGCTGCCGTTGGGTTATTATTAGAACAGCCGGTCATTAGAGGACTCGTAAATAAACTTAACGCCAAAAGCCCCTGACACAAATGATAATTTCCCAAAAAATGTATTAGTGCTCATTTCTGCAGTAAGTGCATTATATGAGATTGATGGAAAACAAAATTAATGGCAAGTTTGAGATTTACCGAAAcataaatgattgcagaaatcatGAGGGTACCAAATCTGTCGAGATAAGGTTTACCAACAACATGTGCAGTTCGTACTGAAACCACGAGTATGAAGCCAGTCCAACCGTTAACATTCTGTGCAGCTGTTGCTGTAGACTCACCTAATTGCGCAGTTAGAAAGCTGAACAAGTTGGAAGAAATTGCATAAAAGATGAACGATTCTATGCTGCCAATGAAGATAAGTCGAGAAGCGGCATTCCATCCACCAAACTGATCATTATTGTTGCTCTCGATTTTCTCTCCTTTGATATTCACCATACCTTCAACATATGTTGTGTTATTAGTATCAgtgagttgattttttttttttttgattggaagTGATAGATTTTATTGAAAGAAAGAATGTACAAAAGAATGTACAAAAGAGCTACAAGTAGtagcaaagaaagaaaaataaaacagaaaaagaaaaggaattagGAAAAAATTGCATCCCAATTGTCCTCTGTCGAGATAATATGATGCCCAAAAACTGTATCCCAAACAATAATCAGAGATTTAGCTTCGATGATTAAATCAAAATCTGTTTTGAAGATGTGCTTATTTTCAAAAGTACGCACGTTCCTTTCTCCCCAAATCACCCACACTATAGCAGCAGGAATCATATTCCAGCACTCCACATTATGATTTAAGAACATCTGATGCCAACCATTAGCTAAATGAAACAAAGACTGTGGAGAAATCCAACACCAACTTGAAGGAATTAAGTTTAACCACAGCTTGTAAGCCACTTtacagtgaagaagaagatgacttgCCGTTTCTACAACATCTCCACACATAATGCAGTCCATTTCCAGAGTCATTCCCTTACGCAACAGCATATCCTTGGTATTGAGCTTCCCATGCACAGCACACCAAACGAGAAAACTGACTTTTGGTGGAATTTTGTTATTCCAAACGAACCTATAAGGAAAATTATCAATACCGTCAGACTGAATTAACTTAGAGTATAGAGTCTTAACAGAAAAGACTCCATTATTTCCCAAAGACCATCTTCTTGTGTCTGTGAGGTTATCTAGAATAGGAGGAGAAGACCCAATTCTGAGCAAAAAAGAAGCAAACTGATTAACTTCATTATCCCATAATCTTCTTTTGAAATCAAACACCCAACTCCCATTAGAAATATGTGAAGCCACTATAAAGTATTTATCTTTAGATAACCTGAACAAGTCAGGGAAAGAAATATTTAATGGGTCATCCCCATTCCATTTATCATACCAGAAGTAAACTCTACCTCCTGAATGAATGGTAATAGCGAAAGAATTTACCAAGTGACTTGTTTCCACGATAATTTTCCAACAAGAAATCCCGCCAGAATATGCAACTCCACCAGGTAACCAATGAGAAGACACGACACCATGTTTCTCAGTAATAATCTTACATCAGAGTTGTTCCTTTTCCACCCCAAATCTCCAAACCCATTTTGCTAGTAAAGCAAGATTCATTTGTCTTAGGTTTAAAACCCCCAGACCTCCTCTACTTTTGTCAGCCATCACCAAATTCCAGTGTACCAAATGAGATGTTTTTGAATTACCCCATAAAAAATTCCTCATTTTCTTTTCCAGTTGGTTGATAATAGAAACCGGAGCTTTGAAAAGAGAGAAATAGTAAAGAGGAATAGAAGAGAGGATATATTTTAATATTGTAAGCTTACCTCCTTTAGACAACGAAATTTTACTCAAATGAGAAAGTCTGACATCAAATTTTGTGAGAACTGGATCCCAAATAGCTTTTGAATTAGCCTTCGCCCCTAGAGGCAAACCCAAATAAATAAAAGGCAGCTTATCAGTAATGCATCCAAGCTCCAAAGCCCAAGAAGGTAAATCTTGACAATCACCAATAGAAATAAGTCTAGTTTTTGTTGTATTAATCTTCAAGCCTGCGATCAATTCAAAACACTTCAAGGAAGAGAACAAATTATGGAGTTCATCTCTTGAGTTATTTAGAAAAAAGATTGTGTCATCTGCATAATGTAGATGATTAATCACAATTCCATTATGAACATTTGAAAAACCACTGAACTGACCCATTGCTGCAACTCTATCTAAATATCTTGAGAAACCTTCCATCGCAATGTTGAAAAGCAATGGAGATAATGGATCTCCCTGTCTAACCCCCCTTGAACTACTGAAGTTGCCAAAAGAAGATCCATTAATGAGAAAGAGGCTGTTGAGTAACAAAATCTCAACCATTTGCACCATAGATTACCAAAACCCATCTTATGCAACATATTTTCCAGAAAAACCCAACTAACTCTGTTAAAAGCCTTCTCTAAGTCAATTTTGC encodes the following:
- the LOC113311831 gene encoding uncharacterized protein LOC113311831; the encoded protein is MVQMVEILLLNSLFLINGSSFGNFSSSRGVRQGDPLSPLLFNIAMEGFSRYLDRVAAMGQFSGFSNVHNGIVINHLHYADDTIFFLNNSRDELHNLFSSLKCFELIAGLKINTTKTRLISIGDCQDLPSWALELGCITDKLPFIYLGLPLGAKANSKAIWDPVLTKFDVRLSHLSKISLSKGGGRVYFWYDKWNGDDPLNISFPDLFRLSKDKYFIVASHISNGSWVFDFKRRLWDNEVNQFASFLLRIGSSPPILDNLTDTRRWSLGNNGVFSVKTLYSKLIQSDGIDNFPYRFVWNNKIPPKVSFLVWCAVHGKLNTKDMLLRKGMTLEMDCIMCGDVVETASHLLLHCKVAYKLWLNLIPSSWCWISPQSLFHLANGWHQMFLNHNVECWNMIPAAIVWVIWGERNVRTFENKHIFKTDFDLIIEAKSLIIVWDTVFGHHIISTEDNWDAIFS
- the LOC113311829 gene encoding BTB/POZ and MATH domain-containing protein 3-like, translating into MKRSELETSSYLKNDCLSIHCTVEVVHDRFETAQTNIQEGKHDIIPVPPSDMIQNLKDLLESEIGSDVTFQVGNEFFRAHKSILAARSPAMLYLYSDELPEPRELSDSDSLCTSITIMQHLLDAVDRFDLDRLRLMCEAKLCEEITTNTVATTLALEEQHQCLQLKTACLKFAAKPENLEEIMKSDGFAYLEKSCPSLLVDLLKTSALIDKNHVAAYENDQSVMS
- the LOC113311830 gene encoding protein NRT1/ PTR FAMILY 5.14-like, translated to MYLIGIASSGCKTCAPAFGADQFDERNPNESKSKSSFFNWWLFGLSVGSCSSHLVLNYVQDNLGWYRAFGISTILMSIALIVIMFGARSYRYTLENDPDKVNPLEGLTNGLVGAVKNCRTSSHHWKSPCKWSQLLAIQQRNWFRSIGSDFQIPAASIQIFLTVSIILFAATYDWIFVPLIQAFTGKSNTITSLQKIGGGIFVSSITMVVAAIVENKRLKIAQEFDLIYDPKATVPMEMSSVLLIFVIQKASSAGGQHGWLANNMNQAHLDYFYWFLAGLSVVELVAFLSFSKSSVYKQWSSNGKLPAHILHSSSYYLLIKMSSGENCSSVNPDFMFDAEILYDPSKAQSEFDFLQLQEKVVEIEKRMNEKVQKKLLKLRTA